A genomic segment from Bos mutus isolate GX-2022 chromosome 14, NWIPB_WYAK_1.1, whole genome shotgun sequence encodes:
- the NDUFAF6 gene encoding NADH dehydrogenase (ubiquinone) complex I, assembly factor 6 isoform X5, giving the protein MWNWLRLIKDSVSEKTIGLMRMQFWKKTVDDIYSDNPPHQPVAIELWKAVRRHNLTKRWLMKIIDEREKNLDDKAYRNIQELENYAENTQSSLLYLTLEILGIKDLHADHAASHIGKAQGIVTCLRATPYHGSRRRVFLPMDICMLHGVSQEDFLRKSQDRNVRDVVYDVASQAHLHLKHARSFHRSVPVKAFPAFLQTVALEDYLKKIQQVDFDLFHPSLQRKNTLLPLSLYIQSWRKRY; this is encoded by the exons ATTAAGGACTCTGTCTCTGAGAAAACAATTGGACTGATGCGAATGCAGTTTTGGAAGAAAACTGTGGATGATATATACAGTGACAATCCACCACATCAGCCTGTGGCCATTGAACTGTGGAAG gctgtCAGAAGACATAATCTGACTAAAAGATGGCTTATGAAAATCATTGATGAAAGA gaaaaaaatttgGATGACAAAGCATATCGTAATATCCAGGAACTAGAAAATTATGCTGAAAATACACAGAGTTCTCTTCTTTATCTAACACTAGAAATATtgg GCATAAAGGATCTTCATGCAGACCATGCCGCCAGTCACATCGGAAAAGCACAAGGCATCGTCACTTGCTTGAGAGCCACCCCCTATCACGGGAGCAGAAGAAGGGTGTTCCTTCCCATGGATATCTGTATGCTG CACGGTGTTTCACAAGAGGATTTTCTACGGAAGAGTCAAGATAGAAATGTGAGAGACGTGGTGTATGACGTGGCCAGCCAGGCACACTTGCACCTAAAGCAC GCTAGGTCCTTCCACAGAAGTGTTCCTGTGAAAGCATTTCCTGCTTTTCTTCAGACT GTTGCTCTGGAGgactatttaaagaaaattcaacaAGTGGATTTTGATCTATTCCACCCATCTTTACAGCGGAAGAATACTTTGCTCCCATTATCTTTGTATATTCAGTCATGGAGAAAAAGATACTAA